One window of the Saccopteryx bilineata isolate mSacBil1 chromosome 2, mSacBil1_pri_phased_curated, whole genome shotgun sequence genome contains the following:
- the KRTAP8-1 gene encoding keratin-associated protein 8-1, with the protein MHCGNFSGAAFPGCYWGSYGYPLGYSVGCGYGSTYSPVGYGCGYGYAGMGPFSYRRYWPYALY; encoded by the coding sequence ATGCACTGCGGTAACTTCTCCGGGGCTGCCTTTCCCGGCTGCTACTGGGGCAGCTACGGCTACCCCCTGGGCTACAGTGTGGGCTGCGGCTACGGAAGCACCTACTCGCCAGTGGGCTACGGCTGCGGCTACGGCTACGCAGGCATGGGACCCTTCAGCTACCGCAGATACTGGCCCTACGCTCTCTACTGA